CGTCGCCATGCTGGGCTCCGAGGACGGCGCCTTCATCACCGGCACCGAGATCCGCATCGACGGCGGCACGCACTACTAGGGCACATCAGCCCCTGAAGCGTTCCCAGAGCCGGGGGAAGCGCTCCGCCAGCACGGCTTCGTTCTCGAAGTCCAGCGGAGTGCCCTCCGGCTCTTCCGCCTGCAACGGAACGCCCAGCTCCGGGGCCACCACCCCGGTGAGCTGCTCGTACGCCTCGTCGGCCGCGTACCCCAGCTCCTCGCCGTCCCCGTCGATCTCCTCGTCGAAGTCACCCAGCAGCTCCGCCAGGTGGTCCGGATCGTGCACCCCGCCCTCGAAGACCTCCCGGCCCTGCCCGATCAGCCAGCACCGGAAGTAGTCGAACGCGTCGTCGCTCGCCCCGTCGAGCAGCACCCACGCCGCGCCCCACAGGTCCCAGGTGTACGCCCGGTTGTACCGGGACTCGAAGTGCCGCGCGAAGTCCAGTACGGAGTCGGGGTCGAGCTGTGCCAGCCGCTCCACGAGCAGCTCGGCGTGCTCCTCGGGGTCGCCCTCGGCGGCCTCGCGGGTACGGTCGACGATCTCCCAGAACTCCGTCTCGTCCATCACTGCTCAAGCATCACGGGTGCGTCCCCGCGCCGCCACCGCTCATACGGCCAAAGGCCGGTGTCCGACCCCCGTGGGGGTGGACACCGGCCTTCGGCACTTGCGTCGCGGGCGGCTCAGAGGCCGTAGCGCTCCCGGGCCTCCTTGATGGCGGACGCCGGAACCTCGCCGCGGCGGGCGAGCTGGGCCAGCGCGGCCACCACGATCGACTGGGCGTC
The Streptomyces sp. NBC_00091 genome window above contains:
- a CDS encoding DUF4240 domain-containing protein, giving the protein MMDETEFWEIVDRTREAAEGDPEEHAELLVERLAQLDPDSVLDFARHFESRYNRAYTWDLWGAAWVLLDGASDDAFDYFRCWLIGQGREVFEGGVHDPDHLAELLGDFDEEIDGDGEELGYAADEAYEQLTGVVAPELGVPLQAEEPEGTPLDFENEAVLAERFPRLWERFRG